One genomic window of Nevskiales bacterium includes the following:
- a CDS encoding alpha/beta hydrolase domain-containing protein, which translates to MQARFGFLLVLLLVACSGGGNDRAPTPRFGAGVGGNTGANVANATISGPVTGGLRGHALWDSWYDLAELGYVEEEYFVSGNARTYPETQPAPYTTRIIVRRPADAARFNGTVLLDWVNVTAQFENAVDTLEAHEFFHRAGFAYVHVSAQAAGLCCLPGLTPQTWDPVRYAELSHPGDDYSFDIVSQVAKALKFPRGTDAMGGLRVQKVLAMGQSQSANRLSAYVRQVQPHARVIDGFLIHSSTGGDADKTFDAPPQVPVLHLLSDWEATPGEPNVTQNYRLWEVAGAAHQDFWVGYHQEVGAAPRVLLSAPRQPASADADLHATAGNYGEQYHPLLGACILAGAAFPMRYAVAAAIHHLDRWVKTGALPPAGPRYQFDGAGQLARDADFNALGGIRLPPIEVPVARYRSTDCELGGITIPFTELELQQRYPTHADYVCRLREAALRSMAEGFLLRADAEALMARAEAARNRWLDAGVRGCPAGL; encoded by the coding sequence GTGCAGGCGCGGTTCGGCTTTCTGCTCGTCTTGCTGCTTGTCGCCTGTTCTGGCGGCGGTAATGACCGAGCGCCCACGCCGCGCTTCGGCGCTGGCGTCGGCGGCAACACCGGCGCCAATGTTGCCAACGCCACGATCAGCGGCCCCGTCACCGGCGGCCTGCGTGGCCATGCGCTGTGGGACAGCTGGTACGACCTGGCCGAGCTGGGTTACGTCGAGGAAGAGTATTTCGTCTCCGGCAACGCACGCACGTATCCGGAGACGCAGCCGGCGCCCTACACCACGCGCATCATCGTGCGCCGCCCGGCCGACGCGGCGCGCTTCAACGGCACGGTGCTGCTCGACTGGGTCAACGTCACCGCACAGTTCGAGAACGCGGTGGACACGCTCGAGGCGCATGAATTCTTCCACCGCGCGGGTTTCGCCTACGTGCACGTCAGCGCGCAGGCGGCCGGGCTGTGCTGCCTGCCCGGACTCACGCCGCAAACCTGGGATCCCGTGCGCTACGCGGAACTCTCGCACCCGGGCGACGATTATTCCTTCGACATCGTTTCGCAGGTCGCCAAGGCGCTGAAGTTCCCGCGAGGCACCGATGCCATGGGCGGACTGCGCGTGCAGAAAGTGCTGGCCATGGGCCAGTCGCAGTCGGCCAACCGCTTGTCGGCCTATGTGCGCCAGGTGCAGCCGCATGCGCGTGTCATCGACGGCTTCCTGATCCACTCCAGTACCGGCGGCGATGCCGACAAGACCTTCGATGCGCCGCCGCAGGTGCCGGTGCTGCACCTCTTGAGCGACTGGGAGGCCACGCCGGGCGAGCCGAACGTCACGCAGAATTACCGGCTGTGGGAGGTCGCCGGCGCGGCGCACCAGGATTTCTGGGTGGGCTACCACCAGGAGGTGGGCGCCGCTCCGCGTGTGTTGCTGAGTGCGCCGCGGCAGCCGGCCTCCGCGGACGCGGACTTGCATGCCACCGCCGGCAATTACGGCGAGCAATACCACCCGCTGCTCGGCGCCTGCATCCTGGCCGGCGCGGCCTTCCCGATGCGCTACGCGGTGGCGGCGGCGATCCATCACCTCGACCGCTGGGTGAAGACCGGCGCCTTGCCGCCGGCCGGCCCGCGCTACCAGTTCGATGGTGCGGGGCAGCTGGCGCGCGATGCCGACTTCAACGCGCTCGGCGGCATCCGGCTGCCGCCGATCGAGGTGCCGGTGGCCCGCTACCGTTCGACCGACTGCGAGCTGGGCGGGATTACCATCCCGTTCACCGAGCTGGAGCTGCAGCAGCGCTATCCGACGCATGCCGATTACGTCTGCCGGCTGCGCGAAGCCGCGCTGCGCTCAATGGCCGAGGGCTTCCTGCTGCGTGCGGATGCCGAGGCGCTGATGGCGCGGGCTGAAGCGGCGCGCAACCGCTGGCTGGATGCCGGCGTGCGCGGCTGTCCTGCGGGTCTTTGA
- a CDS encoding flavin-dependent monooxygenase, which yields MPSQAQKAATLVTPEALVQRAREMVPVLKARAAQCEQDRCVPKETVADMQAAGFFEILKPKLYGGYEMDPQVFYDVCMTLAEGCMSTAWIYGVIGVHNWQIALFDPRAAADVWGKDKSVLIASTYMPKGQVKPVEGGFRFSGRWAFSSGIDHCDWVFLGGLIFNEGQPPEYRTFLVPRSDFEVLDTWHVMGLKGTGSKDIVVKDAFVPEYRTHKAADGFMGTNPGRDTFTSDLYKLPFGQIFVRAVSSAAIGGLQGALDTFLEFAKVRVGDMGNKTADQAPAQLAASETAVAIDEMKLVLNRNFDVLMTKIRNKQPLDDIRQRLHFRHQAAQVVERCARHAYQLFSACGGRGIFTDFPLYRYMLDIYAARGHYANNPEQFGRNYGGVLLGKDNTDFFI from the coding sequence GTGCCTAGCCAAGCCCAGAAAGCCGCCACCCTGGTGACCCCGGAAGCCCTGGTCCAGCGCGCCCGCGAGATGGTGCCGGTGCTCAAGGCTCGCGCCGCACAGTGCGAGCAGGACCGCTGCGTGCCGAAAGAAACCGTGGCCGACATGCAGGCCGCCGGCTTCTTCGAAATCCTCAAGCCCAAGCTCTACGGCGGCTATGAGATGGACCCGCAGGTGTTCTACGACGTCTGCATGACGCTGGCCGAGGGCTGCATGTCCACCGCCTGGATCTACGGCGTGATCGGCGTGCACAACTGGCAGATCGCGCTGTTCGACCCCAGGGCCGCGGCCGATGTCTGGGGCAAGGACAAGTCGGTGCTCATCGCCTCGACCTACATGCCCAAGGGCCAGGTCAAGCCGGTCGAGGGCGGCTTCCGCTTCAGCGGGCGCTGGGCCTTCTCCAGCGGCATCGACCATTGCGACTGGGTGTTCCTCGGCGGGCTGATCTTCAACGAAGGCCAGCCGCCGGAGTACCGCACCTTCCTGGTCCCGCGTTCGGACTTCGAGGTGCTCGACACCTGGCACGTGATGGGCCTGAAGGGCACCGGCTCCAAGGACATCGTGGTCAAGGACGCCTTCGTGCCGGAGTACCGCACGCACAAGGCCGCCGACGGCTTCATGGGGACCAACCCCGGCCGCGACACTTTCACCAGTGACCTGTACAAGCTGCCCTTCGGCCAGATCTTCGTGCGCGCGGTGTCGTCCGCGGCAATCGGCGGCCTGCAGGGTGCGCTCGACACCTTCCTGGAATTCGCGAAAGTGCGCGTCGGCGACATGGGCAACAAGACCGCCGACCAGGCACCGGCGCAGCTGGCAGCCTCGGAGACCGCAGTGGCCATCGACGAAATGAAGCTGGTGCTGAACCGCAACTTCGATGTGCTGATGACCAAGATCCGCAACAAGCAGCCGCTGGACGACATCAGGCAGCGCCTGCACTTCCGCCACCAGGCCGCGCAGGTGGTGGAACGCTGTGCGCGCCATGCCTACCAGCTGTTCTCGGCCTGCGGCGGGCGCGGCATCTTCACCGACTTCCCGCTGTACCGCTACATGCTGGACATCTACGCCGCGCGCGGCCACTACGCCAATAACCCGGAGCAGTTCGGGCGCAACTACGGCGGCGTGCTGCTGGGTAAGGACAACACGGATTTCTTCATCTAA
- a CDS encoding FAD-dependent oxidoreductase — protein sequence MSNTWDQQFDVIVVGSGAGGMTAALCAQAQGLSAVVLEKSDKYGGTSAVSGGGIWIPCNDQMAAVGVPDSYEEALAYMQRLTGGEVPLARIEAYLKNAPEMVRYLARTFGVQFRPVAKYPDYFPSLPGGKPGARTMEPLEFDAAKLGEEFERQRPPYPGTQVLGRLSMNQVEAHTLFSRGSGWVWLMIRMMLRYWLDLPWRRKTARDRRLTLGQALVAQLRYALLQRNVPVVLETALESLVEEGGRVTGVVVKQKGQTRRFGARRGVILATGGFESNQAMREQYLPKPTQAEWTAAPGQNTGEGIRAGQALGAKLGFMNLTWGTPTIVTPGGAPAAGIFVERSLPGCVVVNGRGQRFVNEAAPYTEFVYAMYADHARTGASVPCWMVFDARFRKQYPVGPLLPASFVPESKLPREWQDRVYWKADTLEALAAKIGVPAEGLKQSVADINRFAASGVDEQFGKGSDDFQRYYADPRIKPNPCLAPIVQAPFYAVRLDAGEIGTKGGLVTDEHARVLREDGSPIAGLYATGNCSAAVMGRTYAGPGATLGPAMTFGYLAARDIAAAAQQQPAAKAAAA from the coding sequence ATGAGTAATACCTGGGACCAGCAATTCGATGTGATCGTGGTCGGCTCCGGCGCCGGCGGCATGACCGCCGCGCTGTGCGCGCAGGCGCAAGGGCTGTCGGCGGTGGTGCTGGAGAAATCCGACAAGTACGGCGGCACCAGTGCGGTATCCGGCGGCGGCATCTGGATCCCCTGCAACGACCAGATGGCGGCGGTCGGCGTGCCCGATAGCTACGAGGAGGCGCTCGCCTATATGCAGCGCCTCACCGGCGGCGAGGTGCCGCTGGCGCGCATCGAGGCCTACCTCAAGAATGCGCCGGAGATGGTGCGTTACCTGGCGCGGACCTTCGGCGTGCAGTTCCGCCCGGTGGCGAAATACCCGGATTACTTCCCCAGCCTGCCGGGCGGCAAGCCGGGCGCCCGCACCATGGAGCCGCTGGAGTTCGACGCCGCCAAGCTGGGCGAGGAGTTCGAGCGCCAGCGCCCGCCGTACCCGGGCACGCAGGTACTGGGCCGGCTGAGCATGAACCAGGTCGAGGCGCACACGCTGTTCTCGCGCGGCTCGGGCTGGGTCTGGCTGATGATCAGGATGATGCTGCGCTACTGGCTGGACCTGCCCTGGCGCCGCAAGACCGCGCGCGACCGGCGGCTCACGCTCGGCCAGGCGCTGGTGGCGCAGCTGCGCTACGCGCTGCTGCAGCGCAACGTGCCGGTGGTGCTGGAGACCGCGCTCGAGTCGCTGGTCGAGGAGGGCGGGCGCGTCACGGGCGTGGTGGTGAAGCAGAAGGGCCAGACGCGCCGCTTTGGCGCGCGCCGCGGCGTGATCCTGGCCACCGGCGGCTTCGAGTCCAACCAGGCGATGCGCGAGCAGTACCTGCCCAAGCCCACCCAGGCCGAATGGACGGCGGCGCCGGGCCAGAACACCGGCGAGGGCATCCGCGCCGGCCAGGCGCTGGGCGCCAAGCTCGGCTTCATGAACCTGACCTGGGGCACGCCGACCATCGTCACGCCGGGCGGCGCACCGGCCGCGGGTATTTTTGTGGAGCGCTCGTTGCCGGGCTGCGTGGTGGTCAACGGCCGCGGGCAGCGCTTCGTCAACGAGGCCGCGCCCTACACCGAGTTCGTCTACGCCATGTACGCGGACCACGCCAGGACCGGCGCCAGCGTGCCCTGCTGGATGGTGTTCGACGCGCGCTTCCGCAAGCAATACCCGGTAGGCCCGCTGCTGCCGGCCAGCTTCGTGCCGGAGAGCAAGCTGCCGCGCGAATGGCAGGACCGCGTGTACTGGAAGGCCGACACGTTGGAGGCGCTGGCCGCCAAGATCGGCGTGCCGGCCGAAGGGCTGAAGCAGAGCGTCGCCGACATCAACCGCTTCGCCGCCAGCGGCGTGGACGAGCAGTTCGGCAAGGGCAGCGACGATTTCCAGCGCTACTACGCCGATCCCAGGATCAAGCCCAATCCCTGCCTCGCGCCGATCGTGCAGGCGCCGTTCTATGCCGTGCGCCTGGATGCCGGCGAGATCGGCACCAAGGGCGGGCTGGTCACCGACGAGCACGCGCGCGTGCTGCGCGAGGATGGCAGCCCGATCGCCGGCCTGTATGCCACCGGCAACTGCTCGGCCGCCGTGATGGGCCGCACCTACGCCGGCCCGGGCGCGACGCTGGGCCCGGCCATGACCTTCGGCTATCTCGCCGCGCGCGACATTGCCGCGGCCGCTCAGCAGCAACCCGCCGCCAAAGCCGCCGCCGCTTAG